The window GACATAGTTATCCTTCCTCTTTGCCTTCTCCTAGCTGTTTTTAGCTTTTCAGTGGACAGCTAGTAACATGATTCTTATGAAAATTTAGCATGATAATGCAATGCCTTTTTGCTTCAACACTTACTTTGGGCAGCTGTAGGCTGTAATTTTGTCTCGAGTTTTTGCAACAGGGTTGCTTTACATTTTGAAACTTTTAAAACTTCTCATATTTTATGCATAGCTCTGAATAGTTTCACTCATCACATCTTTCTTCATCCTGCAGAATTAATTTAGAGAGTTCTCAGAAAGTGTATGTTGGAGGCATTCCATACTACTCCAATGAGGATGATATTAGAAGTTACTTTGAAGGTTGTGGAACCATTACTTTCATTGATTGTATGACATTTCCAGACACTGGGAAGTTCCGAGGAATAGCATTTATCACTTTCAAGGTAGATTCTCTGACTGGATAGAGGATGAATTTTTATGATTTGTTCGAACATTCCGTAGTTGGTGTTATTTCTTAGGACGTGGAACCAATCTAAAACGCTATAATGCATGCATGACAAGTACATCAGGTATGACAGAGAACGGGGATTCTATTAGATTAGTTATCTTATTTATGTTTTTGCTGCATTTCAGCTAGCTGTTGAATCATAGTTTCTGAAATTCAAGGGAAGTAAATCAATCTTATACAATGTTAACTCAGCTTATTTTATAGATTGTAAGAtcatagtatattttaaaaGGGGAAATATCAGTTTGTGTCCTATTACACTTTTCTATAATATACCAACTTCAACATTTTCTCAATAATGTGGGTTTTGCTTAAATTATGAGATGGAAATAACGATTGCATGTCTTTCTGATATGGCCCTGGAGATTTTCAGTTCCATCATGGCATGTTTTCCTTGAGAGGCAAGGATAACCATCATTGTACCTCTCTTTGATGATAGTTCGAGCCCCCTTGTGTAGCTATGACCATTATTTTTCCATTAAATTACTGTATCAAGTTGATGTAGAGGCATGGTCACTTTCATAATGTTAATTTGTGCTCTTTTTCTTGTAGACCGAAGCTGCAGCTAAGAGAGCATTGGCACTTGATGGTTCTGACATGTAAGCTTATAGTACTATTGTAACACTCGATGTTCCTGTTCACTTTGTCTTTATCTGAATTTCTACTATTTTCCAGGGGTGGTTTTTTCCTTAAAATCCAGCCTTTCAAGCCAACTAAAGAAAACAAGTTACCCAATTTTGCACCATCTGTTGAGGAGGGCTACAATAGGATATATGTGGGTAATCTGGCATGGGATATAACCGAGGATGATTTGAAGAATACTCTTTCCGGCTGCGCAATTAAATCTATTCGGTTTGGTGAAGATAAAGAGACGGGGGAGTTCAAGGGATATGCCCATGTCGATTTCGATGACAGCCTCTCTCTAAAAACAGCTTTGAACTTGGATCAAACCGTAGTCTGTGGGAGGCCTATTAAAATAAGCTGTGCCGTGAAGAAAAGCACTGCTTTTGAGTCGAAACCAATTCGAAAAGATAATCAAGTCGAGAATGGCAAGGGGGTCTCTGCTGCCAGTTTGAAGGCTCCACCTAAAGACTATCAAGGCAATGCGGTAGCTGCTGCTGCCAGTTTAAAGGTGCCACCAGAAGACTATCAAGTCGACCATTATAATACTAGCAGTGTCACAACTGATGTTAGTTCAAAGATACGGAGGCGAACATGTTACGAATGTGGAGAAAAAGGCCATCTTTCATCAGCTTGCCCGAAGATACAAGCTGCTGCTCCTACAAATCCAGGTGCACAACCGCAGTTACCTGCTGCTGCCAGTTTAAAGGTGCCACAAGAAGACTATCAAGTCGACTATCATAATACTAGTGTAGAAGTAGAAAAGCAAGTTACAAGCAGTGCCACAGCTGATGTTAGTTCAAAGATACGGAGGCGAACATGTTACGAATGTGGAGAAAAAGGGCATCTTTCATCAGCTTGCCCAAAGAGACAAGCTGCTGCTACAAATCCAGGTATACAACTGCTGGTACCTGCTGCTGCCAGTTTAAAGGTGCCACAAGAAAACTATCAAGTCAACCATTATAATGCTACTGTAGAAGTTGAAAAGCAAGTTCCTAGCAGTGTCGGCTGCTATGAGTTCAAAGATACGGGAGGAACATGTTACGATGTGGGGAAAAGGGACATCTTTCATCGGATTGCCCGAAGGTACAAGCTGCTGCTCCTACAACTCCAGGTACAGCATAGTCCAGTATTGAGAATGCCACACCATGTGGTCGGCGACAACTccggagaaaaaaaatagaaaaaggagAGGAGGCTTGTTAATTTATACATTTGAAATTAGAATATTGAGAATGAATTGACAATGAGAGGGAAGCTTGTGCTTCTTTCATTTTTGCTCCCATTTTTCCCATTGTACTTCTAGCTTTCATGCAAAATTGTTGTTATATTATGCAGTATTTTATCCACAAAAAAACATGACACAAGGTTAGAATTCACTTTGATTTTCTGTCTAATTTCTCAGTCGTGCAATGTATTCATCTACTTCAGTTATTTCTTGTCTAATCACATAAACCAACTGTGAATGAGATAAAGAATAATTCGAGCCAAATACAGTGAACATTGCTGCCTTGTCGTCTGAAATATTTTGTAACTATATTTTAGCAAAGTATAATCAATTATAAATTTGAAGTTGACAAATAATCAAAAGGCTCCAGACAAAATCACATGCCTGTGTTAAATTAATAGGGATTTTGTAGATATATATTCAACCTTTTAAATTAAAGTCGTTGACATCCAgcattttgaaataaaatgattCTGTTTcttaaaaagaaagaatagtGTATATGAGGTAGGTGGTGTTAGGCATAGTTGATTTGGAagtcattaatttaattatcggCCAGTTGTGGAGCCACTGAAATTTCGTACTCACAAATCAACTACACAACCGTATCAATGAAAGAAGAATGATTAATCATATTGTAATGCCTCAATTTTAAGCCAAAGTCATTTTTATTATAGTCTTAATAATCGAAATATTTTAAAAAGCTTGGACTTTGCTCCACAGTTTGATTTATGGccgaaattattttttttgtcagaATATGTAAATAGGACGATCAATTTATTgtcaatatttttttctcattaCTACCCGAAATACATTTTTCTATGCTAATTAATCTGAGATGTCTTGTTATTTATTTGGAATCAATGTCTGACATTTATGGTCAAATTAGTGTAGAAGTGATGCCAGATTGGGTCATGGTGCAAACAATTCCACACTAATAATGAACTTCATATGTTTCACTCTTTGCAATTTAGAGTTGATTTGAATCTCTAAGTTAGAATTGTTAACTGAGTCGGACGGAGCGCATCAGTGAAACGAAATGGACTAAACTCATTGCCTAAAGTGAGCATAGTTGGGCCATTTTCAAACTGAGTCTCAGCCTAAACCTAAGACCACTAAAAACTCAGCTCACATACAGCTCGGCGTAGGTCCATTACCATCTCAACTCGACCACTTATTAAGTGAGTTTAGGCCTGGCTGAGTTCAAttttatagaaagaaaaagaaactcAGCCCCACTTCGTTGGTGGGCCCTAGGCTGGACCAGACCCAAGCTTCGTCGGGTCAACCTATTTGACAACTCTATCTAAGTTACTAATTTTCCGTCTGACAATATCTCTATTATCTTCAGAATTGTCTCACTTatgtcattttaattatcaCATTGCAATGATGTTTGTATCTCTCTCGTGTCATTCTATCTCACCCTATTTTCCTGTTTGTCTCTCTCTACTTCTCTCTGTTGcaccttagagcatctccaatggcggcgagcgggccggctagccgatttccagagctcgccggtccgctcgccgaaccattggaacggcgagcgccatttcggtgaaaaaatcggcgagcttTGACCGATTCGTGAGCGCTCGCCGATGAGCTCGCCGGtctgctcgccgccattgcaggctcaggaCCGGCGAGCAATCGGAGAgctaatttaatattttttaaaaaaatttcgaaacactatatatacgcgatttgcacgtcattttcattcgcaccacttgttttaacgagtactct of the Salvia splendens isolate huo1 unplaced genomic scaffold, SspV2 ctg1130, whole genome shotgun sequence genome contains:
- the LOC121788734 gene encoding protein gar2-like produces the protein MVLSNKKLKEKLRAAKATVITISGGQNNLVDKSHEKSQAISSKASDSLRVIQNLEAQKSKSSKRERPKRVKPKQKALSENADITKNGGTSGDVVLKQQDGLNSDTMQEKKKKVKKRKNDESGASENVKKKRKKRDESETSENVEKKQKDESEASVKVKKKSNKKKKRPRQWWMIKKRKNDYKKNEEAEDGAVKEGVNHNDNGSTMEQLVANTDVSIDNDRINLESSQKVYVGGIPYYSNEDDIRSYFEGCGTITFIDCMTFPDTGKFRGIAFITFKTEAAAKRALALDGSDMGGFFLKIQPFKPTKENKLPNFAPSVEEGYNRIYVGNLAWDITEDDLKNTLSGCAIKSIRFGEDKETGEFKGYAHVDFDDSLSLKTALNLDQTVVCGRPIKISCAVKKSTAFESKPIRKDNQVENGKGVSAASLKAPPKDYQGNAVAAAASLKVPPEDYQVDHYNTSSVTTDVSSKIRRRTCYECGEKGHLSSACPKIQAAAPTNPGAQPQLPAAASLKVPQEDYQVDYHNTSVEVEKQVTSSATADVSSKIRRRTCYECGEKGHLSSACPKRQAAATNPGIQLLVPAAASLKVPQENYQVNHYNATVEVEKQVPSSVGCYEFKDTGGTCYDVGKRDIFHRIARRYKLLLLQLQ